One genomic region from Terriglobus aquaticus encodes:
- a CDS encoding glycosyltransferase family 87 protein, whose product MTVNNGQQHLAGSAVSPKVKRSRELQVALVLLLFTLFGVVRHLHYTAIGEDLSSSYVGCRLLAEGQGSHLYSHDPQVFSKVLDPVWNETADRAQFAPLSRLHPYVQTPLWAWSLEPLCMHTTFPQFCDVFLVLVMLSLAGMIWLVVRYWAPSLFHPGWVALLCVAWILTEPFKYALFLTQTHPLYLFLTVLALVLARRGFPVWAGICLAVAAAVKITPAFLLLYWLMVRQRRAAVSFVAASAVLTILIVVTTGPSMFFMYLQELSWVSNVLLVAFNNQSLAAFLATVMHPELRNEVIDWRIHALAPWVKWISLLLSVGITVLGGWLDRRNGLIALRPHGESEPPPYGAVLAMLAATLLAPIAWSHYYIVLLVPAALLLDQRRAQRAPLYLACAAAIFVLNVYPVAYRAIANQASSFSILRAQFDAGLIAMGAMVLLSTQARAFDHARSSG is encoded by the coding sequence ATGACAGTCAACAATGGTCAGCAGCATCTCGCAGGTTCAGCCGTATCTCCCAAGGTAAAGCGGAGCCGCGAGCTTCAGGTAGCACTCGTGTTGCTTCTCTTCACGCTCTTCGGGGTGGTGCGGCACCTGCACTACACGGCCATTGGCGAAGACCTGTCTTCGTCCTATGTGGGCTGCCGCCTGCTGGCCGAAGGACAGGGCTCTCATCTGTATAGCCACGATCCCCAGGTCTTCAGCAAAGTCCTTGACCCCGTTTGGAACGAAACGGCGGACAGGGCGCAGTTTGCACCCCTTTCACGGCTTCATCCCTATGTTCAAACGCCGCTCTGGGCATGGTCGCTGGAACCCCTGTGCATGCACACGACGTTCCCGCAGTTCTGCGACGTGTTCCTGGTTCTGGTGATGCTCTCGCTTGCGGGCATGATCTGGCTGGTGGTGCGCTACTGGGCACCAAGCCTGTTCCACCCCGGCTGGGTCGCGTTGCTGTGCGTGGCCTGGATCCTGACCGAGCCGTTCAAATACGCTCTGTTCCTGACCCAGACGCACCCGCTCTACCTCTTCCTCACGGTGCTCGCGCTGGTTCTGGCGCGCCGCGGCTTCCCAGTGTGGGCGGGCATCTGCCTGGCCGTTGCCGCCGCTGTAAAGATCACGCCCGCTTTCCTGCTGCTGTACTGGCTGATGGTCCGGCAGCGCAGGGCGGCGGTGAGCTTTGTGGCGGCTTCAGCGGTGCTCACGATACTGATCGTGGTGACTACCGGGCCGTCGATGTTTTTTATGTACCTGCAGGAGTTGTCGTGGGTGTCGAACGTGCTGCTGGTCGCGTTCAACAACCAGTCGCTCGCCGCTTTCCTTGCCACGGTCATGCATCCCGAGCTGCGGAACGAGGTGATCGACTGGCGCATCCACGCGCTGGCGCCATGGGTCAAATGGATCTCCCTGCTGTTGAGCGTGGGCATCACCGTGCTGGGTGGATGGCTGGATCGTCGCAACGGCCTCATTGCTTTGCGACCGCACGGCGAGTCGGAACCGCCGCCATACGGGGCCGTGCTGGCGATGCTGGCAGCTACGCTGCTGGCACCCATCGCATGGAGCCACTACTACATCGTTCTGCTGGTGCCGGCGGCGTTGCTGCTGGACCAGAGAAGGGCGCAGCGCGCGCCGCTGTACCTGGCGTGTGCCGCTGCCATCTTCGTCCTGAACGTGTATCCGGTGGCCTACCGGGCTATCGCTAACCAGGCAAGTTCGTTTTCGATTCTGCGGGCTCAGTTCGATGCAGGCCTAATTGCGATGGGGGCCATGGTGCTGCTGAGCACGCAGGCGCGAGCTTTCGACCATGCGCGGAGTTCAGGCTGA
- a CDS encoding energy transducer TonB: MQQPRGMILSLAAHLSAAALLLVTIQHAPSIAPYKLPGTASGLHLLTYYSPGSAADQRAQTTRPVEAKKPNVTKPRPPIPTTKPSTDQTSAEKGTGSSQLSGLGQGDISIALVRFYPSPQPDLSTLSPGQQGDVVLEAVIDEAGKISKLTLMEGLTPAIDQEVLAKVQTWTFQPAKRNGTPVQSAQELHFHYERARG; this comes from the coding sequence ATGCAACAGCCGCGCGGAATGATTCTCTCCCTTGCAGCGCACCTCAGCGCGGCCGCGCTATTGTTGGTCACCATCCAGCACGCCCCGTCGATCGCGCCCTACAAACTTCCGGGCACCGCATCCGGTCTGCACCTGCTCACGTATTACAGCCCCGGCTCCGCGGCGGACCAGCGCGCGCAGACGACGCGGCCCGTGGAAGCGAAGAAGCCGAACGTGACTAAGCCCAGGCCACCCATCCCAACGACGAAGCCCAGCACCGACCAGACCAGCGCGGAGAAAGGCACCGGCTCCAGCCAGCTTAGCGGGCTGGGCCAGGGCGACATCTCTATCGCGCTCGTTCGCTTCTACCCGTCGCCGCAGCCGGACCTCAGCACCCTCTCTCCCGGGCAGCAGGGCGACGTTGTTCTGGAAGCGGTGATTGACGAAGCGGGGAAGATCTCCAAGCTGACACTAATGGAAGGCCTCACCCCGGCAATTGACCAGGAGGTCCTCGCCAAGGTCCAGACCTGGACTTTCCAACCAGCCAAACGCAACGGCACGCCCGTTCAAAGCGCGCAGGAACTGCACTTCCACTACGAGCGCGCCCGCGGCTGA
- a CDS encoding energy transducer TonB, giving the protein MFETALVESAGKLKSKSRYWMFATLAFNLLILTALILIPLLHPEALPRTALTATLIAPPPPPAAPPPAPVQAVRAAKTIAPLNPMVAPPKIPTRISTDREPPPPTFATSGIVGSTTGGGSGSDGGVMSALNTASVPVAVTPVTPKPKPARIPISAGVAAGALLNKTTPAYPAIAKAAHVSGSVVLRAIISKAGTSEGLQVVSGPEMLRASALDAVRQWRYHPYLLNGEPTEVETTVTVNFTFGG; this is encoded by the coding sequence GTGTTTGAAACCGCGCTGGTCGAGTCCGCCGGCAAGCTGAAGTCGAAGTCCAGGTACTGGATGTTTGCCACGCTCGCCTTCAACCTCCTCATCCTCACCGCCCTCATCCTCATCCCTCTGCTGCACCCGGAAGCGCTGCCCCGAACCGCGCTCACCGCAACCCTGATCGCCCCGCCGCCACCACCCGCCGCCCCGCCACCAGCACCGGTGCAGGCCGTGCGAGCAGCCAAAACCATCGCACCGCTGAACCCAATGGTCGCGCCGCCCAAGATCCCAACCAGGATCAGCACCGACCGCGAGCCGCCACCACCCACATTCGCAACCTCCGGCATCGTGGGCTCAACCACGGGCGGCGGCAGCGGCTCCGACGGCGGCGTCATGAGCGCTCTGAACACCGCCAGCGTCCCCGTCGCGGTCACGCCTGTCACTCCGAAGCCGAAGCCGGCCCGCATCCCGATCTCGGCGGGCGTCGCCGCCGGTGCGCTGCTGAACAAGACAACGCCTGCCTACCCGGCAATCGCAAAGGCCGCACACGTCTCCGGATCGGTTGTGCTGCGCGCAATCATCTCCAAGGCAGGCACCAGCGAGGGCCTGCAGGTCGTCTCCGGTCCAGAAATGCTGCGCGCCAGCGCACTGGACGCCGTCCGCCAGTGGCGCTACCACCCCTACCTGCTGAACGGTGAACCCACCGAGGTGGAGACGACCGTCACGGTCAACTTCACCTTCGGCGGTTGA
- a CDS encoding acyl carrier protein produces the protein MGLDTIEIILRTEEVFGISLPDSDCAQVRTVGDLYRLVLDKLGLGYIPTKQIEPSTVVFSRFRSSTRRMFHKTIEFPIEPDPAVVPWTAPEVWLTLKAVIQDHLQVQPHEITEDVTFLEGLGCD, from the coding sequence ATGGGCCTAGACACCATCGAGATCATCCTGCGTACGGAGGAGGTGTTCGGCATCTCGCTGCCGGACAGCGATTGCGCGCAGGTGAGAACCGTGGGCGACCTCTACCGACTCGTGCTCGACAAACTTGGACTTGGTTATATCCCGACCAAGCAGATTGAGCCGTCAACGGTCGTCTTCTCTCGCTTTCGCTCATCCACGCGGCGCATGTTCCACAAGACAATCGAATTTCCCATTGAGCCTGATCCAGCAGTGGTGCCGTGGACTGCGCCTGAAGTCTGGCTGACCCTGAAAGCAGTCATTCAGGATCACCTTCAAGTCCAACCCCACGAGATCACCGAGGACGTGACCTTCCTTGAAGGACTCGGCTGCGACTAG
- a CDS encoding DUF4238 domain-containing protein, which translates to MTFRALNHFVPELYLKRFSEDGIKVFEYRTVVKHEKVPIWNPVAIRKLARLKHLYSFVDEDADGVIDRSDHLEKFFDSQFEAPAEEAIQRAVCGDCMTPDHWRKLAWFFGLQLLRTPAHYIHTRNWWSSNMKQATESYTEALKQMFPSSPPPPEVLREVEKQFLTELGIPLTVIDESKPDENQIRLRFNSVIGRRAWLVELKRQLAANGIARGLADHKWTVLRAPAGEMFVTSDRPAVNIHKVGPKSWEFGAGWYQPGAVLYMPLSPHCLLFTQVGQPRISRDFVLTTEKLREVNRTMVAGAMRSILALRPLDYVEAIRPRQVNFEKATREELDFANWDEAQTLGDLNR; encoded by the coding sequence ATGACGTTTCGAGCTCTCAATCACTTCGTCCCTGAGTTATACCTAAAGCGTTTCTCTGAAGATGGCATAAAGGTCTTCGAATACAGAACTGTCGTGAAACATGAGAAAGTTCCGATTTGGAATCCAGTGGCAATTCGGAAATTAGCAAGGCTAAAGCATTTGTATAGCTTCGTTGATGAAGATGCCGACGGCGTTATCGATAGGAGCGATCACCTCGAGAAGTTTTTCGACAGTCAGTTTGAGGCACCTGCTGAGGAGGCAATACAGAGGGCGGTTTGCGGTGATTGTATGACCCCAGATCATTGGCGCAAGCTCGCATGGTTTTTTGGACTGCAGCTACTTCGAACCCCGGCACACTACATACATACTCGCAATTGGTGGTCTTCAAATATGAAGCAAGCCACCGAATCTTATACCGAGGCTCTCAAACAGATGTTCCCTTCGTCTCCTCCGCCACCTGAGGTGCTGAGAGAGGTGGAAAAGCAGTTCCTAACAGAGCTCGGCATTCCTCTGACCGTCATCGATGAAAGTAAGCCCGATGAAAATCAGATTAGGTTGCGCTTCAACTCTGTTATCGGCCGTAGAGCGTGGCTCGTAGAGCTGAAGCGACAATTAGCCGCGAATGGAATAGCGAGAGGACTCGCAGATCATAAGTGGACCGTACTCCGTGCGCCCGCTGGCGAAATGTTTGTAACAAGCGACAGGCCTGCCGTAAACATCCACAAGGTGGGGCCGAAGAGTTGGGAGTTTGGAGCGGGGTGGTATCAGCCTGGAGCTGTGCTTTACATGCCTCTCAGTCCACATTGTCTGTTATTTACTCAGGTTGGCCAGCCCCGAATCTCACGAGACTTTGTACTCACGACCGAAAAGCTCCGAGAGGTAAATCGCACGATGGTAGCGGGAGCAATGCGCAGCATTCTTGCATTGCGGCCACTTGACTACGTAGAGGCAATTAGGCCCCGGCAAGTGAACTTTGAAAAAGCGACGCGAGAGGAGTTGGATTTTGCGAATTGGGATGAGGCACAGACGCTCGGCGATCTAAATCGATGA